One genomic segment of Flagellimonas marinaquae includes these proteins:
- a CDS encoding BamA/OMP85 family outer membrane protein gives MEKRANNLTKGITNAILSTLFIPLLLLSTQAFAQETTFEEGKQYILGGLSVTGLQSYNEQTVKSYTGLRVGQPIKVPGDEISAVIKKLWNLDLFSNVEMFYTKVEDDKIFLELNIMERPTLNNVTVYGVKKRKVDDIIDDTDLKKGKKITESLIANTKNYLQNKYKKQGFLNAKVSIATATDTTGANTQNMVINVNKGDKVKIRKITFDGNEKLSNKRLKKSLKNTKKKKFYRFWKKSKYIEADFEEDLSNLVDTYAERGYRDARVLSDSFVKVDEKNIDLVISVEEGDKYYFGDINFVGNTVYTDRMLTQYLGIKKGDTYNGVLLKERIADDTKPDAEDLTNLYQNNGYLFSSINPVEVSAVNDTIDFEIRIIEGKETFLDHVTVSGNDKTNDHVIFREIRTRPGQKYSKANIVRTIRELGQLGFFDAEQIVPDIINPNPNEGTVDVNYSLVESGSSQIELQGGFGGGGFIGTLGLSFSNFSLKNIFNKEAYQPVPMGDGQTFALRLQASRTFRVYSLNFSEPWLGGKKPVRFNLSLSRTQQFATGFDQNGRLDVDKSRGFAITGVSAGLAKRVQWPDDFFTISHSLSYQLYDFNDYNSGLFNFGNGNSNSLSYTFGISRSSQGPSRIFPMTGSNFELTAKFTPPYSLFSNKDYGQLKDDIDNTLERLDELQNSTDAEEILEREQLAEDLERFEEERFKLLEYYKIKFKGDWYTTLVDKLVLRTNAEFGFLGAYNHDIGDVPFERFYVGGDGLGNFTLDGRDVVQLRGYENQSLTPYIPNAITGNLEQDGGTIYNKFSLEMRYPLTLKPSASIYALSFLEAGNAFNNFNDYNPFELKRSAGVGLRIFMPAFGLLGIDFGYGFDSDARPGSVGPSGWQTHFIIGQQF, from the coding sequence TTGGAAAAACGAGCGAACAACTTAACTAAGGGTATCACAAACGCTATACTTTCTACCCTTTTTATCCCCTTATTACTACTATCCACCCAGGCATTTGCCCAAGAAACCACTTTCGAGGAAGGCAAGCAATATATTTTGGGCGGACTATCGGTAACTGGATTGCAGAGTTACAACGAGCAAACCGTTAAAAGTTACACAGGGTTACGGGTAGGTCAACCCATAAAAGTTCCTGGTGACGAAATCAGTGCAGTGATCAAAAAGTTGTGGAACTTGGATTTGTTCAGCAATGTGGAAATGTTCTACACCAAAGTAGAGGATGACAAAATATTTCTGGAACTCAATATTATGGAGCGTCCAACATTGAACAATGTCACCGTATATGGTGTCAAAAAAAGGAAGGTCGACGATATCATTGACGACACCGACCTTAAAAAAGGTAAAAAAATTACCGAAAGCTTGATCGCAAACACGAAGAACTACCTTCAGAACAAGTACAAAAAACAAGGTTTCCTCAATGCAAAGGTAAGTATTGCCACCGCTACGGATACTACCGGGGCCAATACGCAGAACATGGTCATCAATGTAAACAAAGGCGATAAGGTTAAAATTCGCAAGATCACTTTCGATGGCAATGAGAAACTTTCCAACAAGCGACTCAAAAAATCTTTAAAAAACACTAAAAAGAAAAAGTTTTACCGTTTCTGGAAAAAGTCCAAATACATCGAAGCCGACTTTGAAGAAGACCTGTCCAATTTGGTCGACACCTATGCGGAAAGAGGGTATAGGGATGCCAGGGTGCTGTCCGACAGCTTTGTAAAGGTCGACGAAAAGAATATAGACCTTGTGATTTCTGTCGAAGAAGGGGACAAGTATTATTTTGGGGATATCAACTTTGTGGGCAACACAGTTTATACCGATAGAATGCTGACCCAATATTTAGGTATCAAAAAAGGTGATACTTACAATGGGGTTCTGTTAAAGGAACGTATCGCAGACGATACAAAGCCAGATGCAGAGGACTTGACCAATCTGTACCAGAACAACGGTTACCTATTTTCGAGTATTAACCCTGTTGAAGTTTCTGCAGTAAACGATACCATCGATTTTGAGATTCGAATAATAGAAGGAAAGGAAACATTCTTGGACCACGTTACGGTTTCTGGAAACGACAAGACCAATGACCACGTTATTTTTAGGGAAATCCGAACCAGGCCTGGTCAAAAATACAGCAAGGCCAATATTGTTAGAACCATTCGCGAATTGGGCCAACTCGGTTTTTTCGATGCAGAGCAGATCGTGCCGGACATTATCAATCCCAACCCTAACGAAGGAACTGTGGATGTAAACTATAGCTTGGTGGAATCCGGATCCAGCCAAATTGAACTCCAAGGTGGTTTTGGGGGTGGAGGTTTTATAGGGACCCTTGGGCTTTCCTTCAGTAATTTTTCCTTAAAGAATATTTTTAACAAAGAGGCCTATCAGCCAGTTCCCATGGGAGATGGTCAAACATTTGCTCTGCGTTTACAGGCGAGTAGAACTTTCCGGGTATATAGTTTAAACTTCTCGGAGCCATGGTTGGGGGGCAAAAAACCGGTCCGATTTAATTTATCGCTATCCAGGACCCAACAATTTGCGACCGGGTTCGATCAAAATGGAAGATTGGATGTGGATAAATCCCGTGGATTTGCCATTACAGGGGTATCTGCTGGTTTGGCAAAAAGAGTGCAATGGCCAGATGACTTTTTTACTATTTCACATTCCTTGAGTTATCAGTTGTACGACTTTAACGATTATAATAGTGGACTGTTCAATTTTGGTAATGGTAACTCCAATTCGCTGAGTTATACCTTTGGTATTTCAAGGAGTTCCCAGGGGCCAAGTAGAATTTTCCCGATGACAGGTTCAAACTTCGAACTAACGGCCAAGTTTACTCCGCCATACTCTTTGTTCAGTAATAAGGACTACGGTCAATTAAAAGATGATATCGACAATACCCTTGAGCGGTTGGATGAATTACAAAATTCCACAGATGCGGAAGAAATATTGGAGCGTGAGCAATTGGCAGAGGATTTGGAACGATTTGAAGAAGAGCGCTTTAAATTGTTGGAATATTACAAAATCAAGTTCAAAGGCGATTGGTACACCACCCTTGTAGATAAATTGGTTTTGCGTACCAATGCCGAGTTTGGCTTTTTAGGAGCTTACAATCACGATATAGGAGATGTGCCATTTGAGCGTTTCTACGTAGGTGGTGATGGTCTAGGAAACTTTACTTTGGACGGTAGGGACGTGGTGCAGTTGCGAGGTTATGAAAACCAATCGCTCACACCATATATTCCAAATGCCATAACCGGAAATCTTGAGCAGGACGGGGGTACCATTTATAATAAATTCTCCCTGGAGATGAGATATCCGCTAACTTTAAAGCCTTCTGCATCCATTTATGCACTATCATTTTTAGAAGCTGGTAACGCTTTCAACAATTTTAATGACTATAATCCGTTTGAGTTAAAAAGATCTGCCGGAGTGGGGCTACGTATTTTTATGCCGGCATTCGGTCTCTTGGGAATAGATTTTGGTTACGGTTTCGATAGCGATGCTCGTCCAGGATCTGTAGGGCCAAGTGGCTGGCAAACGCACTTCATCATCGGGCAGCAGTTTTAA
- a CDS encoding OmpH family outer membrane protein — translation MNTKVLLSLVVLMSSLYGFSQRGVRIGYVDMEYILENVEEYRDATQQLNAKAQKWKQEIELKQSVVDQMKKDLMAEKVLLTDELVLEREEEIQILEKEMLDYQQDRFGPQGDLVLQKQLLIQPIQDQVFNEVQKIGANKRYDFIFDKSADVVMLYSEKRHDISDLVLREIGRTRKISASNKKQQEQSRLEQFKEEEDKISDALKERQENAAQALEEKEKAAEERREEKLKEREERKKAYEERRKKLLEEREAKRKAKLEERKKAQEQQKDSIG, via the coding sequence ATGAATACCAAAGTTCTTTTATCACTAGTTGTTTTAATGTCCTCCTTGTATGGATTTTCCCAAAGGGGTGTTCGCATTGGGTATGTGGATATGGAGTATATCCTAGAAAATGTGGAAGAGTATAGGGACGCAACACAACAATTAAATGCCAAAGCTCAAAAGTGGAAGCAAGAAATTGAACTGAAGCAAAGTGTTGTCGACCAAATGAAGAAAGATCTAATGGCGGAAAAAGTGCTTCTTACCGATGAGTTGGTCCTTGAGCGTGAAGAAGAAATCCAAATTTTGGAAAAAGAAATGTTGGATTACCAACAAGACCGATTTGGGCCACAAGGAGATTTGGTGTTGCAAAAACAATTGCTGATCCAACCTATACAAGACCAAGTTTTTAATGAAGTACAAAAAATAGGTGCTAATAAAAGATACGATTTTATTTTTGATAAATCAGCAGATGTTGTAATGTTGTATTCCGAAAAACGGCACGATATCAGTGATTTGGTTTTAAGGGAAATAGGGCGCACAAGAAAAATAAGCGCTTCCAATAAAAAGCAACAAGAACAAAGCCGTTTGGAGCAGTTCAAGGAAGAAGAGGACAAGATCAGCGATGCCCTAAAAGAAAGACAGGAAAATGCTGCGCAAGCTTTGGAAGAAAAAGAAAAGGCAGCAGAAGAACGAAGAGAGGAAAAGCTAAAGGAACGCGAAGAGCGCAAAAAGGCATACGAAGAACGAAGAAAAAAATTATTGGAAGAGCGCGAGGCCAAACGCAAAGCTAAATTGGAAGAGCGAAAAAAAGCGCAAGAACAACAAAAGGATTCAATAGGATAG
- a CDS encoding OmpH family outer membrane protein codes for MKNVKRIAVALVLFVAATGFVNAQSKVAHINVQQLLSDMPEMKAAQAELKKLQETYRADIQSSMTELQNKYTQYQNEATSKTREENEQRAVELQGFEKNIQEAEQAAMQEMQKKQQELFSPISEKAKAAIEKVAAAQGYDYVIDASPGLSLIVAKGKDLLPEVKKELGF; via the coding sequence ATGAAAAATGTAAAAAGAATCGCTGTGGCCCTAGTATTGTTTGTTGCGGCTACGGGTTTTGTAAACGCACAGAGCAAAGTTGCACATATCAATGTTCAGCAACTATTGTCTGACATGCCAGAGATGAAAGCTGCACAAGCTGAGTTGAAGAAATTACAGGAAACCTATAGAGCGGATATCCAAAGCTCAATGACAGAGCTTCAAAACAAGTATACCCAATACCAAAACGAAGCAACGTCCAAAACAAGAGAAGAAAACGAGCAAAGAGCAGTAGAGCTTCAAGGTTTTGAAAAAAATATTCAGGAAGCGGAACAAGCAGCTATGCAAGAAATGCAAAAAAAGCAACAAGAGTTGTTCTCACCAATCTCCGAAAAGGCAAAAGCAGCTATCGAAAAAGTGGCAGCAGCACAAGGTTACGACTATGTAATCGATGCAAGCCCAGGATTGAGCCTTATCGTGGCCAAAGGAAAAGACCTGTTGCCAGAAGTTAAGAAAGAACTTGGTTTCTAA
- the murI gene encoding glutamate racemase has translation MPKPIGIFDSGVGGTSIWKEVAKMLPHEHTIYLADSANAPYGEKSKEEILRLSIKNTEYLVQSGCKIIIVACNTATTNAIDHLRSHYSVPFIGIEPAIKPAALQTKTKKVGVLATKGTLSSRLFHNTSKLFAEGITVFEQEGKGLVELIEAGKIDTEEMRNLLSMLLEPMLEENMDCLVLGCTHYPYLVPVLKEILPNNVNIIDSGEAVARQTKTILEQKNLQTKVNDNPEHIFYTNGDVTVLKDLIDSPNAKVSYLDF, from the coding sequence ATGCCAAAACCAATAGGAATATTCGATTCGGGAGTAGGGGGGACCTCCATTTGGAAGGAAGTTGCAAAAATGTTGCCGCACGAGCATACCATCTATCTGGCCGACAGCGCCAATGCCCCGTATGGAGAAAAGTCAAAAGAAGAGATTTTACGGCTCAGTATTAAAAATACCGAATATTTGGTCCAGAGTGGTTGTAAAATCATCATAGTAGCCTGTAATACCGCTACAACGAACGCAATTGATCATCTACGTTCCCATTACTCAGTACCTTTTATAGGCATAGAACCGGCAATCAAACCTGCGGCACTACAGACGAAAACAAAAAAAGTGGGTGTATTGGCCACTAAAGGAACGCTCTCCAGTCGCTTGTTCCACAATACTTCCAAACTTTTCGCCGAGGGCATAACCGTTTTCGAGCAAGAGGGAAAAGGATTGGTAGAGCTAATAGAGGCCGGTAAAATTGATACAGAAGAAATGAGGAACCTCTTGTCAATGCTTCTTGAACCTATGCTAGAGGAGAATATGGATTGTTTGGTGCTAGGGTGTACACACTATCCTTATCTTGTTCCTGTTTTAAAGGAAATATTGCCAAACAATGTAAATATCATAGATTCAGGCGAAGCCGTGGCTCGTCAAACCAAAACAATCTTGGAGCAGAAAAACTTGCAGACCAAGGTAAATGATAATCCTGAACATATTTTTTATACCAATGGCGATGTAACGGTTTTAAAAGACCTAATAGATAGCCCCAACGCTAAAGTCTCCTATCTTGATTTTTAA
- a CDS encoding dihydrofolate reductase, giving the protein MKKLIIIAAAAENNALGKDNDLVWHLPDDFKRFKALTSGHKIIMGRKTLESFPKPLPNRTHIAITRDEDYVPKFQCTVVHSISEAIDLVDDNETAFIIGGGKIYKQCMTIATDIELTRVHGKFEADAFFPEINEDQWELVKEEYHPKDDRHQYDFTYLTYRRK; this is encoded by the coding sequence GTGAAAAAATTGATCATCATTGCTGCGGCCGCAGAAAACAATGCTTTGGGCAAGGACAACGATCTAGTTTGGCATTTGCCCGATGATTTTAAGCGATTTAAAGCCTTGACTTCCGGACACAAGATCATTATGGGGCGAAAAACCTTGGAGAGCTTCCCCAAGCCTTTGCCCAACCGAACGCACATTGCCATTACCCGGGACGAGGACTACGTTCCAAAATTCCAATGTACCGTGGTACATTCCATTAGCGAAGCGATCGATTTAGTAGATGATAACGAGACCGCTTTTATAATTGGTGGTGGAAAAATTTACAAGCAGTGCATGACCATTGCCACGGATATTGAATTGACACGGGTGCACGGCAAGTTTGAAGCTGATGCTTTTTTTCCTGAAATAAATGAGGACCAATGGGAGCTCGTAAAGGAAGAATACCACCCAAAGGACGACAGGCACCAATATGATTTCACTTATTTGACCTACCGTAGAAAATAG
- a CDS encoding 2TM domain-containing protein, which translates to MLSFGKKKKPEIDLEQHQLLENAQKRIKQKKRLYSHVVIFLIGSIFLIIANKVLKYGVAYDWSIWLICIWTFLVAMHTFKVFVTHKFMGQDWERSQRERLVELQKKRISELQKEIETDFPLSKINKKKDQ; encoded by the coding sequence ATGTTGTCATTTGGTAAAAAGAAAAAGCCTGAAATAGATTTGGAACAGCACCAACTTCTGGAAAATGCCCAAAAACGTATAAAACAGAAGAAGAGGTTGTACTCCCATGTGGTCATATTTCTGATCGGCAGTATTTTCTTGATCATTGCCAACAAAGTTTTAAAATATGGTGTTGCCTACGATTGGTCCATTTGGCTGATCTGTATATGGACCTTTTTGGTCGCTATGCACACTTTTAAGGTGTTTGTAACACATAAATTTATGGGGCAGGATTGGGAGCGATCCCAACGTGAACGACTGGTGGAGCTTCAGAAAAAACGAATAAGCGAACTTCAAAAGGAAATAGAAACCGATTTTCCCCTTTCCAAAATCAATAAAAAAAAAGATCAGTGA
- a CDS encoding aminotransferase class V-fold PLP-dependent enzyme produces the protein MQKLRKKFPVLNQCIYANTAATGLLNEDLMEWRQGHDLDYLIGGSEMKMNGFMHMPEIKRTVGKFFSCRPENVALVPNFSLGINLLLEGLPKNKNILLVNNDYPSLNWPFETRNFKRTYVDADENLEENIRGQLRKGGFDVLAMSLVQWLNGLQINMEFLKDLKKEFPDLVIIADGTQYCGTQPFDFEASGIDILGASAYKWLLAGYGNGFFLVKDAVKDHFELNGIGNGSVDNDASKRNNIGFCKHLEPGHLDSLNFGSLEFAIKFLDEIGLDNIQSQLKKLSRRALAVFNELNLLEDKIVNREQHSTIFNIRGGDELFHKLTKENIVASPRGGGIRLSFHFYNTVEEVDRIAALLKQWT, from the coding sequence ATGCAAAAGCTAAGAAAAAAATTTCCAGTACTCAACCAGTGCATATATGCAAATACCGCAGCGACCGGTTTATTGAATGAGGATTTAATGGAGTGGCGACAAGGGCACGACCTTGATTACTTGATCGGGGGCAGTGAGATGAAAATGAACGGGTTTATGCATATGCCGGAAATAAAGAGAACTGTGGGCAAATTTTTTAGTTGCCGACCAGAAAACGTGGCCTTGGTACCCAATTTTAGTTTAGGGATCAATCTTTTGTTGGAAGGGCTCCCCAAGAACAAAAACATATTGCTTGTTAACAATGATTACCCTAGTCTTAATTGGCCTTTCGAGACACGAAATTTTAAGAGAACGTATGTGGATGCCGATGAAAATTTGGAAGAAAATATCCGTGGGCAGCTTAGAAAAGGGGGATTTGATGTATTGGCAATGAGTTTGGTGCAATGGCTCAATGGACTCCAAATAAATATGGAATTTTTAAAAGACCTAAAAAAAGAATTTCCCGACCTTGTTATTATTGCAGATGGTACGCAGTACTGTGGAACACAACCCTTCGATTTTGAAGCTTCGGGTATCGATATTTTGGGGGCAAGTGCCTACAAATGGCTTTTGGCCGGGTATGGCAATGGCTTCTTTTTGGTCAAGGATGCGGTAAAAGATCATTTCGAACTAAACGGTATCGGAAACGGGTCGGTGGATAACGATGCATCCAAACGAAATAATATCGGGTTTTGTAAGCATTTGGAACCGGGTCATCTGGATTCCCTCAACTTTGGAAGCTTGGAATTTGCGATCAAGTTTCTGGATGAAATAGGTTTGGACAATATTCAGTCTCAGTTAAAAAAGTTGTCCCGCCGGGCCCTTGCAGTTTTTAACGAATTGAATTTGTTGGAAGATAAGATCGTAAATCGGGAGCAACACAGTACCATTTTCAATATTAGGGGCGGAGACGAACTCTTCCATAAACTTACCAAGGAAAATATTGTGGCATCGCCCAGGGGAGGTGGTATTCGACTGAGCTTCCATTTTTACAATACCGTGGAAGAGGTGGATAGGATTGCCGCACTATTAAAACAATGGACGTAA
- a CDS encoding isoamylase early set domain-containing protein, with translation MAIKKQYLKSKPVCKVTFTVPADEAKTVAVVGDFNKWNPKKSTLKKLKNGTFKGTFDLPVENSYEFRYLIDGNYTNDAEADRFQWNDYAGAENAVLEI, from the coding sequence ATGGCAATTAAAAAACAATACCTTAAGAGCAAGCCAGTTTGCAAAGTTACTTTTACAGTTCCTGCGGACGAGGCAAAAACAGTTGCTGTAGTTGGGGACTTTAACAAATGGAACCCTAAAAAAAGTACTTTAAAAAAATTGAAGAACGGCACTTTTAAAGGAACGTTCGATCTACCTGTCGAAAACAGCTACGAGTTTAGATATTTAATAGACGGAAATTACACCAACGATGCCGAAGCTGATCGTTTTCAATGGAACGATTATGCAGGTGCCGAGAATGCGGTATTGGAGATTTAA
- a CDS encoding Dabb family protein: MKPIITLFTALLFASCGEEPRKEETEKQNKTVEENTETEAPKLRHVVLFKFKESSSAEDINLVEEAFNALPSKIDVIKGYEWGMNNSPESLNKDLTHCFLLTFDNEDDRDTYLTHPDHVAFGDIAGPHIADVLVVDYWAK, from the coding sequence ATGAAACCCATCATCACTCTTTTTACCGCACTGCTATTTGCCAGCTGCGGTGAAGAACCCAGAAAGGAAGAAACGGAAAAGCAGAACAAGACCGTGGAAGAAAATACCGAGACCGAAGCTCCTAAGTTACGCCATGTAGTTTTGTTCAAATTTAAGGAGTCTTCGAGCGCAGAGGACATCAACTTAGTGGAGGAGGCCTTTAATGCCCTGCCATCCAAAATAGATGTAATAAAAGGTTATGAATGGGGAATGAATAACAGCCCGGAGAGCTTGAACAAAGACCTAACCCACTGTTTTTTACTGACATTTGACAATGAAGACGATCGTGACACTTACCTTACCCACCCCGACCACGTGGCCTTTGGAGACATTGCCGGCCCGCATATTGCAGATGTTTTGGTAGTGGACTATTGGGCCAAGTAA
- a CDS encoding chloramphenicol acetyltransferase, whose translation MRQNEDKIQVDIENWDRREHFRFFSKFEEPFYGITAKVDCTHAYTTAKSKNSSFFLYYLYRALKAANQIENLRYRIIDHNVYLYEKIFASPTINRPNGTFGFSYMEYFEDEHMFQKEALAVIEKVKNSTTLIPALHENVIHFSAIPWVDFTSLSHARSYSHPDSCPKISFGKVTEVNDVKTMPVSIHVHHALVDGYHIGQFLEKFQELLNE comes from the coding sequence ATGCGGCAAAATGAGGACAAAATACAGGTTGATATTGAAAATTGGGACAGAAGGGAACATTTTCGGTTTTTTTCAAAATTTGAGGAGCCCTTTTACGGTATAACGGCCAAAGTAGATTGCACCCATGCGTACACAACGGCCAAATCAAAAAATTCCTCTTTTTTTCTTTACTATCTGTATCGTGCGCTAAAAGCAGCAAACCAGATAGAAAACTTGCGGTACAGGATCATAGACCATAATGTCTATTTGTACGAAAAGATATTTGCCTCCCCCACCATTAACCGCCCCAATGGCACTTTTGGATTCTCCTATATGGAGTATTTTGAAGATGAACATATGTTCCAAAAAGAGGCTTTGGCGGTAATAGAAAAAGTAAAGAATTCCACCACTCTAATACCCGCCCTGCATGAGAATGTTATCCACTTTTCAGCTATTCCATGGGTAGATTTTACCAGCCTATCCCACGCTCGGAGTTATTCCCATCCGGATAGTTGCCCCAAAATATCATTTGGAAAGGTAACAGAGGTAAATGACGTTAAAACTATGCCTGTTTCCATTCATGTACACCATGCTTTGGTGGACGGCTACCATATTGGCCAATTCCTAGAAAAATTCCAAGAGCTTTTGAACGAGTAA
- a CDS encoding thymidylate synthase yields MKQYHDLLKHVLENGNQKGDRTGTGTLSVFGYQMRFDLAEGFPMVTTKKLHLKSIVHELLWFLNGDTNIQYLQDNGVRIWNEWADENGDLGPVYGHQWRNWNNEEIDQIKEVVESLKNNPNSRRMLVSAWNPSVLPDTSVSFSENVANGKAALPPCHAFFQFYVADGKLSCQLYQRSADIFLGVPFNIASYALFTLMMAQVCGYQPGEFIHTFGDAHIYNNHMEQVELQLTRDPRPLPTMKLNPEVKDIFSFSFEDFELSNYDPHPHIKGVVAV; encoded by the coding sequence ATGAAACAATACCACGACCTTCTTAAACATGTATTGGAAAACGGAAACCAAAAAGGAGACCGGACAGGAACAGGTACCTTGAGCGTTTTTGGATATCAAATGCGATTTGACCTCGCTGAAGGATTCCCTATGGTAACGACCAAAAAGTTACACTTAAAATCCATAGTCCACGAATTACTGTGGTTTTTAAACGGCGACACCAATATCCAATATCTGCAAGACAACGGTGTGCGTATATGGAACGAGTGGGCTGACGAAAATGGAGATCTGGGCCCTGTTTATGGACACCAATGGCGCAATTGGAACAACGAGGAAATCGATCAGATCAAAGAAGTAGTGGAATCCTTAAAAAATAACCCCAACAGCCGTAGAATGTTGGTTTCCGCATGGAATCCCAGCGTTTTACCAGACACATCGGTCTCTTTTTCGGAAAATGTAGCCAACGGAAAGGCAGCTCTTCCACCCTGCCATGCCTTCTTCCAATTTTATGTGGCAGATGGCAAACTATCTTGCCAATTGTACCAAAGAAGCGCGGATATATTTTTGGGAGTACCGTTCAATATCGCTTCCTATGCCCTTTTCACTTTAATGATGGCACAAGTTTGTGGCTACCAACCGGGTGAATTTATCCACACTTTTGGCGATGCCCATATTTATAACAACCACATGGAGCAAGTGGAATTGCAATTGACACGAGATCCACGCCCCTTGCCGACCATGAAGCTAAACCCTGAAGTAAAAGATATTTTCTCTTTTAGTTTCGAGGATTTTGAGTTATCCAATTACGATCCACACCCACATATTAAGGGAGTGGTCGCGGTATAA
- a CDS encoding four helix bundle protein, which translates to MAEGCAKYSQKDFVRFLQVSLGSVYELESHIILCEDLNFISSNSAKLIIKNIQKLQQGIASLIKYNRANH; encoded by the coding sequence ATTGCTGAAGGATGTGCAAAATATTCACAGAAAGATTTTGTTCGCTTTCTACAAGTCAGTTTAGGCTCTGTATACGAACTGGAATCACATATTATTCTATGCGAAGATTTAAATTTTATTTCTTCAAATTCAGCAAAGCTCATCATTAAAAACATTCAAAAACTACAACAGGGAATTGCATCCTTGATAAAATACAACCGGGCAAACCATTAA